From the Homo sapiens chromosome 1, GRCh38.p14 Primary Assembly genome, one window contains:
- the PPIAL4D gene encoding peptidyl-prolyl cis-trans isomerase A-like 4D, producing MVNSVVFFEITRDGKPLGRISIKLFADKIPKTAENFRALSTGEKGFRYKGSCFHRIIPGFMCQGGDFTRPNGTGDKSIYGEKFDDENLIRKHTGSGILSMANAGPNTNGSQFFICAAKTEWLDGKHVAFGKVKERVNIVEATEHFGYRNSKTSKKITIADCGQF from the coding sequence ATGGTCAACTCCGTCGTCTTTTTTGAAATCACCAGGGATGGCAAGCCCTTGGGCCGCATCTCCATCAAACTGTTTGCAGACAAGAttccaaagacagcagaaaactTTCGTGCTCTGAGCACTGGAGAGAAAGGATTTCGTTATAAGGGTTCCTGCTTTCACAGAATTATTCCAGGGTTTATGTGTCAGGGTGGTGACTTCACACGCCCTAATGGCACCGGTGACAAGTCCATCTATGGGGAGAAATTTGATGATGAGAACCTCATCCGAAAGCATACAGGTTCTGGCATCTTGTCCATGGCAAATGCTGGACCCAACACAAATGGTTCCCAGTTTTTCATCTGCGCTGCCAAGACTGAGTGGTTGGATGGCAAGCATGTGGCGTTTGGCAAGGTGAAAGAACGTGTGAATATTGTGGAAGCCACGGAGCACTTTGGGTACAGGAATAGCAAGACCAGCAAGAAGATCACCATTGCTGACTGTGGACAATTCTAA